One bacterium DNA segment encodes these proteins:
- a CDS encoding SDR family oxidoreductase, translating into MSPPAELGPLLRDRVAVVTGGSRGIGAGIAAALVGAGARVVISGRRADVLETTADEIGATAVVADAADRTAAGEPVRHAIERFGGIDILVNNVGGNAGGNPNLFAGEPEDDDGFEANLRLNLTAAYWPTRAAVRSMRERGHGRVINIGSGASRHAAASPAYTAAKHGLVGLTKQLALDLARHGITVNCVCPGWTNTDLVDFDVLAKAQGISHSEARASAEAESAQRRILEPSELGPMCILLASDAGAPMTGQVIGVDGGYRL; encoded by the coding sequence ATGTCCCCGCCCGCCGAACTCGGCCCCCTGCTCCGCGACCGCGTCGCCGTCGTGACCGGCGGCTCGCGCGGGATCGGCGCCGGCATCGCGGCAGCCCTCGTCGGGGCCGGCGCCCGGGTGGTGATCTCGGGCCGGCGCGCGGACGTGCTGGAGACGACCGCGGACGAGATCGGCGCGACCGCGGTCGTCGCCGATGCGGCCGACCGGACCGCCGCGGGCGAGCCGGTCCGGCACGCGATCGAGCGCTTCGGCGGGATCGACATCCTCGTGAACAACGTCGGCGGGAATGCCGGCGGCAACCCCAACCTCTTCGCAGGGGAGCCGGAGGACGACGACGGCTTCGAGGCCAACCTCCGCCTGAACCTCACGGCGGCCTACTGGCCGACCCGCGCCGCCGTACGATCGATGCGCGAGCGAGGCCACGGTCGCGTCATCAACATCGGCTCGGGGGCGTCGAGACACGCCGCAGCGAGCCCCGCCTATACCGCGGCCAAGCACGGCCTGGTCGGACTCACGAAGCAGCTGGCCCTCGATCTTGCCCGCCACGGCATCACCGTGAACTGCGTCTGCCCCGGCTGGACGAATACGGACCTCGTGGACTTCGACGTTCTGGCAAAGGCCCAGGGCATCAGCCACTCCGAGGCTCGCGCAAGCGCCGAAGCGGAGAGTGCCCAGCGCAGGATCCTAGAGCCCTCCGAGCTCGGGCCGATGTGCATCCTGCTCGCCTCGGACGCGGGTGCGCCCATGACCGGGCAGGTCATCGGCGTCGACGGCGGTTACCGTCTCTGA
- a CDS encoding energy transducer TonB: MPDRVDACLLRMREAVPPRRAQVRKSEGLVDLRFDVSASGAVTNVSVAASVGHPIFETRAIRLLEEARFAPAMREGRPVPAVDQEITIPFRLVWNEPGASKGKRGKLIRAAVAIRRNEVGRARALLARMDEWEWPNLYEAMSRSMLRGMVLHLEGRSAEAIPRLEAATRMDGELTSPAIHRRALVWLARAALLADDDEKVDAALAKITELEAPRRDPWPRDIQAIRRLREADREVRAAVERNRERRGEGREIDTKPAS, translated from the coding sequence GTGCCGGATCGCGTCGACGCCTGCCTGCTGCGCATGCGCGAAGCGGTTCCGCCGCGCCGTGCCCAGGTGCGAAAATCCGAAGGACTGGTCGACCTCCGCTTCGACGTGTCCGCTTCGGGCGCGGTGACGAACGTCTCCGTCGCGGCCTCCGTCGGTCATCCGATCTTCGAGACGCGAGCGATCCGGCTTCTCGAAGAGGCACGCTTCGCGCCGGCGATGCGCGAAGGGCGGCCGGTTCCGGCGGTCGACCAGGAGATCACGATTCCGTTCCGGCTCGTCTGGAACGAGCCGGGGGCATCGAAGGGCAAGCGCGGCAAGCTGATCCGCGCCGCGGTGGCGATCCGCCGGAACGAAGTCGGACGCGCAAGGGCGTTGCTCGCTCGGATGGACGAGTGGGAGTGGCCCAATCTCTACGAAGCGATGTCCCGTTCGATGCTCCGAGGGATGGTTCTCCACCTGGAAGGGCGGAGCGCGGAGGCGATTCCGCGACTCGAAGCGGCGACGCGGATGGACGGGGAGCTGACTTCGCCTGCAATTCATCGGCGGGCCCTGGTCTGGCTCGCGCGGGCGGCCCTCCTGGCGGACGACGACGAGAAGGTCGACGCGGCGCTGGCGAAGATCACCGAGCTCGAGGCCCCACGTCGGGATCCGTGGCCGCGTGACATTCAGGCGATCCGACGCCTTCGCGAGGCCGACCGCGAAGTTCGCGCGGCCGTGGAGCGAAATCGCGAGCGGCGCGGCGAGGGCCGCGAGATCGACACGAAGCCGGCCTCTTGA
- a CDS encoding TIGR03618 family F420-dependent PPOX class oxidoreductase, producing the protein MARPLDQDVRRLLDAPNFAALATLMPDGSPKVEPVWIGREGDHVLIATDSRGIKGANLAQDGRVALSVTDYENPYEQALIRGRVIETRDDNDLLVLDALSQQYIGKPFPRRKWSSRVVYVIEADVARYYKSPLEHTPG; encoded by the coding sequence ATGGCCCGGCCTCTCGACCAAGACGTGCGACGGTTGCTCGATGCCCCGAATTTCGCGGCCCTCGCGACGCTCATGCCCGACGGCTCGCCGAAGGTCGAGCCCGTCTGGATCGGCCGTGAGGGGGACCACGTCCTGATCGCGACGGATTCCCGGGGCATCAAGGGCGCGAATCTCGCCCAGGACGGACGGGTGGCCCTCTCGGTCACGGACTACGAGAACCCCTACGAGCAGGCGCTCATCCGAGGGCGCGTGATCGAGACGCGCGACGACAACGACCTCCTCGTCCTCGACGCGCTGTCCCAGCAGTACATCGGAAAGCCCTTCCCGCGGCGCAAGTGGTCGAGTCGCGTCGTCTACGTGATCGAAGCGGACGTCGCGCGCTACTACAAGTCGCCGCTCGAGCACACGCCGGGCTGA